In Anomaloglossus baeobatrachus isolate aAnoBae1 chromosome 3, aAnoBae1.hap1, whole genome shotgun sequence, one genomic interval encodes:
- the LOC142296719 gene encoding uncharacterized protein LOC142296719 yields the protein MGSLSWPTATFITVVATVYLEAKTTPPPKYTKKVYNMEIANAFETSFAPPTEETVFTELSETSDTTTELATLHPDFRTATTLYPFDNFTLETADFFFNCCDCCTPMAGPKGEAGPMGLPGPKGDTGDIGLPGPHGATGPSGPKGFKGDKGEKGEHGDQGAGGIPGFPGKPGEAGEIGPKGEKGNLGLAGMKGQKGNKGDMCENGTKGDRGEKGEQGLNGIDGEKGDRGEMGDIGEKGNYGDAGEKGDIGETGERGLKGDKGIKGDAGLNGMNGFQGEIGEKGDPGPKGDKGEIGPTGLIGSQGPKGNFGLKGVRGLPGKKGSRGLKGSKGENHKPTRSAFTVGLSKPFPAPNAPVKFDRILYNEQDEYNPTTGKFNCTISGTYVFAFHVTVRGRPARISIVAQNKKMFKSRETLYGQEIDQASGMLVLKLTLGDQVWLEVARDWNGIYVSNDDDSIFTGFLLYPDDTVEAQFT from the exons ATGGGAAGTTTATCTTGGCCCACAGCTACTTTCATAACAGTTGTTGCTACAGTTTATTTGGAAGCAAAAACGACTCCGCCACCGAAGTACACTAAAAAGGTCTATAATATGGAGATTGCCAATGCTTTTGAGACTTCATTTGCACCACCAACAGAGGAAACTGTCTTCACCGAGTTATCTGAAACAAGTGACACCACCACTGAGCTGGCCACTTTACACCCTGATTTCAGAACCGCAACCACCCTATACCCTTTTGATAATTTCACTCTTGAAACAGCGGATTTCTTCTTTAACTGCTGTGACTGCTGTACTCCTATGGCTGGACCAAAGGGGGAAGCCGGACCCATGGGACTTCCAG GTCCcaaaggagacactggggacataggaTTGCCAGGACCACATGGAGCTACCGGTCCCTCGGGTCCAAAGGGCTTTAAAGGAGACAAAG GTGAGAAAGGTGAACACGGTGACCAAGGAGCTGGTGGGATTCCCGGATTCCCAGGAAAGCCTGGAGAAGCAG GTGAGATTGGACCTAAAGGCGAAAAAGGAAATCTTGGACTTGCTGGTATGAAAGGACAAAAAGGAAACAAAGGCGACATGTGTGAAAATGGCACAAAAGGGGAcagaggagaaaaaggggagcagGGCTTAAATGGCATTGATGGGGAAAAAGGAGACAGGGGTGAAATGGGGGATATAGGTGAGAAAGGTAATTATGGAGATGCAGGAGAAAAAGGAGATATAGGAGAAACTGGAGAACGGGGTTTAAAAGGAGACAAAGGTATTAAGGGTGATGCAGGGCTAAATGGTATGAATGGCTTTCAAGGTGAAATTGGAGAGAAGGGAGACCCAGGACCAAAAGGGGACAAAGGTGAGATTGGACCTACTGGTTTAATAGGCTCGCAAGGTCCAAAAGGAAATTTTGGCTTGAAAGGGGTTAGAGGCCTTCCAGGGAAAAAAGGATCCAGAGGCCTCAAAGGATCTAAAGGAGAAAATCATAAACCCACAAGGTCTGCTTTCACTGTGGGTCTATCGAAACCTTTTCCTGCCCCTAATGCTCCAGTTAAGTTTGATAGAATATTGTACAATGAACAAGATGAATACAACCCCACAACTGGTAAATTTAACTGTACAATTTCTGGAACCTATGTATTTGCATTCCACGTGACAGTCAGGGGACGGCCAGCTAGGATTAGTATTGTTGCTcaaaataaaaagatgtttaaaagccGTGAAACTCTGTATGGCCAAGAGATAGACCAGGCCTCAGGGATGCTGGTCCTGAAGTTAACTCTTGGGGACCAGGTTTGGTTAGAGGTTGCCCGAGATTGGAATGGTATTTATGTGAGTAATGATGATGACAGCATATTTACAGGATTTCTGCTATATCCAGATGATACTGTTGAAGCACAATTTACATAA